Proteins encoded by one window of Flavobacterium sp. N502540:
- a CDS encoding YdeI/OmpD-associated family protein, translating to MSDKKHVWDKVNNWEEELLFLKAIIDKTELVETVKWGGPVYVYNKKNVIGIGGFKEYFTIWFFNGVFLKDEKKKLINAQEDKTKSLRQWRFTSKDQVNEAEVLAYISEAIENEKQGKVIKPSKKEAIVSELFQKELDQNPALAEAFQKFSPYKQYEFLEYIETAKQDKTKLSRIEKVIPMILENIGLNDKYR from the coding sequence ATGTCCGATAAAAAACACGTTTGGGATAAAGTCAACAATTGGGAAGAAGAACTTCTTTTCCTAAAAGCTATTATTGACAAAACCGAACTGGTTGAAACCGTAAAATGGGGCGGTCCCGTTTATGTATACAACAAAAAAAACGTTATCGGCATAGGTGGTTTCAAAGAGTATTTTACGATTTGGTTCTTCAACGGGGTTTTCCTGAAAGATGAGAAAAAGAAACTCATCAATGCTCAGGAAGATAAAACAAAATCTCTCCGCCAATGGCGTTTTACTTCAAAAGATCAGGTAAACGAGGCAGAAGTTTTAGCCTACATCTCAGAAGCCATTGAGAACGAAAAACAAGGAAAAGTCATCAAACCTTCAAAGAAAGAAGCTATTGTTTCTGAGCTTTTTCAGAAAGAACTGGATCAGAACCCCGCTCTCGCGGAGGCATTTCAAAAATTCAGTCCTTACAAGCAATATGAATTTCTGGAGTACATTGAAACTGCCAAGCAAGACAAAACCAAACTTTCGAGAATCGAAAAAGTAATTCCGATGATACTGGAAAACATCGGATTGAATGACAAATACAGATAG
- the pepT gene encoding peptidase T — protein sequence MQHIIDRFVSYVTIDTESDPNSKTTPSTEKQWNLANKLVEELKTIGLSDVTIDDKAYIMATLPSNVDHEVPTIGFVSHFDTSPDFSGANVKPQIVENYDGKDIVLNAEKNIVLSPNYFKDLLQYKGQTIITTDGTTLLGADDKAGITEIVSAMEYLIQHPEIKHGKIRIGFTPDEEIGRGAHHFDVKKFDAAWAYTMDGSQIGELEYENFNAAGAKITFKGKSVHPGYAKGKMINSMLIANDFINELPKGETPQETKGYEGFFHVHHLTGSIEETVLELIIRDHNKKKFEKRKDLIAKIAKKINKKFAKKFGEDIVIAEVKDQYYNMKEKVLPVKHIVDIAEKAMKELGIKPIIKPIRGGTDGSQLSFMGLPCPNIFAGGHNFHGKYEYVPAESMQKATDVIVKIAELTAIPGIFDVPEKPKRKK from the coding sequence ATGCAACATATCATAGATCGTTTTGTTAGTTATGTAACTATTGACACTGAGTCAGATCCAAATTCAAAAACAACTCCAAGTACAGAAAAACAATGGAATCTTGCCAATAAATTAGTCGAAGAATTAAAGACAATTGGTTTATCAGATGTTACCATAGATGACAAAGCTTACATTATGGCCACATTGCCTTCTAATGTCGATCATGAAGTTCCGACTATTGGTTTTGTATCTCATTTTGACACTTCTCCTGATTTTAGCGGAGCAAATGTAAAGCCTCAGATCGTTGAGAACTATGACGGGAAGGATATCGTTTTGAATGCCGAGAAAAACATCGTTTTATCACCCAACTATTTTAAAGATTTATTACAATATAAAGGACAAACCATTATTACAACTGATGGAACAACCTTATTAGGAGCCGATGACAAAGCAGGAATTACCGAAATTGTCTCCGCTATGGAATACTTAATTCAGCATCCGGAAATTAAACACGGAAAAATTAGAATTGGTTTTACTCCTGACGAAGAAATTGGCCGTGGTGCACATCATTTTGATGTAAAAAAATTCGACGCAGCCTGGGCTTATACTATGGACGGAAGCCAAATTGGCGAATTAGAATACGAAAACTTCAATGCAGCCGGAGCAAAAATCACTTTCAAAGGAAAGAGCGTTCACCCGGGTTACGCCAAAGGAAAAATGATCAATTCAATGTTGATTGCCAACGATTTCATCAACGAACTTCCAAAAGGAGAAACTCCTCAGGAAACGAAAGGCTACGAAGGTTTCTTCCATGTACATCATCTTACCGGAAGTATTGAAGAAACTGTTTTAGAATTGATTATTCGTGATCACAACAAGAAAAAATTCGAAAAACGCAAAGATTTAATTGCCAAAATTGCCAAAAAAATCAATAAGAAATTTGCGAAAAAATTCGGAGAAGATATTGTAATTGCTGAAGTAAAAGACCAGTACTATAATATGAAAGAAAAAGTACTTCCTGTTAAACATATCGTTGATATTGCCGAAAAAGCAATGAAAGAATTAGGTATCAAACCTATCATCAAGCCTATTCGCGGTGGAACGGACGGGTCGCAACTTTCTTTCATGGGACTTCCTTGTCCGAATATATTTGCCGGTGGTCATAACTTTCACGGAAAATACGAGTATGTTCCTGCCGAAAGTATGCAAAAAGCGACTGATGTTATTGTAAAGATTGCCGAATTAACAGCAATTCCAGGTATTTTTGACGTTCCCGAGAAACCTAAAAGAAAAAAATAA
- a CDS encoding formylglycine-generating enzyme family protein, translating to MKNKKYWIFTILILSAITITYGYTKLIAPKQKLTAMNCDEVPNTTEEALFKPTIENKNKPVGKTPAGMVWIPGGEFSMGSNIEDESLCSIKGVTKDAAPIHRVYVDGFYMDKTEVTNDQFETFVKATGYVTLAEIKPTHEEYPDAPLENLVAGSAVFTPTPAQVDLNNYMQWWTYVHGADWRHPEGAGSSIKGKGNYPVVQISYDDAAAYAKWAGKRLPTEAEWEFAARGGKSGELYAWGNTLKPKGKFQANIYQGHFPLEKGDTGEDGYIGIAPTAKFAPNSYGLYDIGGNVWEWTNDWYTADYYKITSKKDQVVKNPQGPESSYDPSEPGLPKKVQRGGSFLCTDQYCTRYMVGTRGKGDYKSPANHIGFRCVQ from the coding sequence ATGAAAAATAAAAAGTATTGGATTTTTACCATTCTAATCCTATCTGCTATTACAATTACTTACGGCTATACAAAACTTATAGCACCGAAACAAAAGTTAACGGCGATGAATTGTGACGAGGTTCCAAATACAACTGAAGAGGCATTGTTCAAACCAACAATTGAAAATAAAAACAAACCTGTCGGTAAAACTCCTGCAGGGATGGTATGGATTCCGGGTGGGGAATTCTCTATGGGAAGTAATATTGAGGACGAAAGTTTGTGCAGTATAAAAGGTGTTACCAAAGATGCCGCCCCAATACACCGCGTTTATGTGGATGGATTTTACATGGACAAAACCGAAGTTACAAACGACCAATTTGAAACTTTTGTAAAAGCAACAGGTTATGTTACTTTAGCAGAGATAAAACCCACTCATGAGGAATATCCCGATGCTCCTTTGGAAAATCTCGTTGCCGGATCGGCCGTGTTTACTCCTACCCCTGCCCAGGTTGATTTAAACAATTATATGCAATGGTGGACTTATGTGCATGGTGCTGACTGGAGACATCCGGAAGGAGCCGGAAGCTCAATAAAAGGAAAAGGCAACTACCCTGTTGTTCAAATTTCCTATGATGATGCCGCCGCTTACGCCAAATGGGCCGGAAAAAGACTACCAACAGAAGCTGAATGGGAATTTGCTGCCCGTGGCGGAAAATCAGGGGAATTATATGCCTGGGGAAATACCTTAAAACCAAAAGGGAAATTTCAAGCCAACATTTATCAGGGACACTTCCCTCTGGAAAAAGGAGACACCGGCGAAGACGGCTATATTGGCATTGCACCGACCGCTAAATTTGCCCCTAATTCTTATGGTCTTTATGATATTGGCGGAAATGTGTGGGAATGGACCAATGACTGGTATACTGCAGACTATTACAAAATAACCAGCAAAAAGGATCAGGTTGTTAAAAACCCTCAGGGTCCTGAATCTTCTTACGATCCTTCAGAACCCGGACTACCCAAAAAAGTACAGCGTGGCGGATCCTTTTTATGTACCGATCAGTATTGTACCCGTTATATGGTAGGCACCAGAGGAAAAGGAGATTACAAATCACCCGCCAATCATATTGGTTTTAGATGTGTTCAATAA
- a CDS encoding quinone-dependent dihydroorotate dehydrogenase: MYKSIIRPILFGFDPEEVHYFTFSFVKFISKIPGVSSIIRSVYEVKDSRLEREVFGIKFKNPVGLAAGFDKDAKLYKELSDFGFGFIEIGTVTPVGQEGNPKKRLFRLKEDQAIVNRMGFNNGGVLEAVERLKKNSGVLIGGNIGKNKVTPNENAVDDYIICFDALFDHVDYFVVNVSSPNTPNLRALQDKEPLTALLQTLQNRNTEKQKTSTQKVKPILLKIAPDLTDEQLLDIIDIVKTTQIAGVIATNTTISRDGLQSANKIETGGLSGKPLTKRSTEVIRFLSEKSNKAFPIIGVGGIHTADDAIEKLNAGASLVQLYTGFIYEGPALIKAINKKVLKQL; encoded by the coding sequence ATGTATAAATCGATAATTCGCCCGATACTTTTTGGGTTTGATCCTGAAGAAGTCCATTACTTTACTTTTTCATTTGTTAAATTCATTTCAAAAATCCCTGGAGTTTCATCAATTATCAGATCAGTATACGAAGTAAAAGACAGTCGCCTGGAACGTGAAGTTTTTGGAATTAAATTTAAAAACCCGGTAGGTTTAGCGGCAGGATTTGACAAAGATGCCAAACTGTATAAAGAATTATCGGATTTCGGATTCGGATTTATCGAAATTGGGACCGTAACTCCTGTTGGACAGGAAGGGAATCCTAAAAAACGTTTGTTTCGATTAAAAGAAGACCAGGCAATTGTAAACCGAATGGGATTCAACAATGGTGGGGTTCTGGAAGCTGTAGAGCGTTTGAAAAAGAATTCCGGAGTTTTGATTGGTGGTAATATCGGAAAGAACAAGGTGACTCCAAACGAAAATGCGGTAGACGATTATATTATTTGTTTTGATGCTTTGTTTGATCACGTAGATTATTTTGTAGTCAATGTAAGTTCGCCAAATACGCCAAATTTACGCGCATTACAAGACAAAGAACCTTTGACGGCTCTGTTGCAAACGCTTCAGAACAGAAATACAGAGAAACAAAAAACAAGCACGCAAAAGGTAAAACCAATTTTGTTAAAAATTGCTCCGGACCTTACAGACGAGCAGTTATTAGATATTATTGATATTGTAAAAACAACTCAGATTGCGGGTGTGATAGCTACCAATACGACGATTTCACGTGACGGATTGCAATCTGCCAATAAGATAGAAACAGGTGGATTGTCAGGAAAACCACTAACAAAACGTTCGACAGAGGTGATTCGTTTTCTTTCGGAAAAAAGCAACAAAGCTTTCCCGATTATTGGAGTAGGAGGAATTCATACTGCCGATGACGCGATCGAGAAATTGAATGCAGGAGCCAGCTTGGTACAATTGTATACCGGTTTTATTTATGAAGGACCGGCTTTGATCAAAGCAATTAATAAAAAGGTTTTAAAGCAATTGTAA
- a CDS encoding DUF3307 domain-containing protein: MILFIKLLLAHLLGDFTAQPNSWVVDKEAKKHKSIYLYLHILLHGILAAVLVGEIQFLPYALLIAVSHGVIDLIKLYFQKNKTKRSWFIADQALHLLVLIGVVFLYNGKTVHFLWLNNQFWILATGVLFITKPTSVLIRTIISIWNPESQTSHNENSLSKAGNYIGILERLFVFCFILTGHFEAIGFLLAAKSIFRFGDLKEAKDRKLTEYVLIGTLISFGSAIATGLIVQVLLLQLL, encoded by the coding sequence ATGATTTTATTCATAAAACTACTTTTAGCGCATTTACTGGGCGATTTCACAGCACAACCCAACTCCTGGGTAGTCGATAAAGAAGCCAAAAAACACAAAAGTATTTATTTGTATCTTCATATTCTTTTACATGGCATTTTAGCAGCCGTTTTAGTTGGAGAAATTCAATTCCTTCCTTACGCTTTGCTAATTGCCGTATCTCATGGCGTTATCGACCTGATCAAACTCTATTTTCAGAAAAACAAAACAAAACGCAGTTGGTTTATAGCAGATCAGGCACTGCACCTTTTAGTTTTGATTGGCGTTGTTTTTCTCTACAATGGTAAAACCGTTCATTTTCTATGGCTCAACAATCAATTTTGGATTTTAGCTACAGGAGTTTTATTCATCACAAAACCAACTTCTGTCCTGATTAGAACCATTATATCGATCTGGAATCCTGAAAGTCAAACCAGCCACAATGAAAACTCACTTTCCAAAGCCGGAAACTATATTGGCATATTAGAAAGATTATTTGTCTTCTGTTTTATTCTAACGGGACATTTCGAGGCCATTGGTTTCCTATTAGCCGCAAAATCTATTTTTAGATTTGGCGATTTAAAAGAAGCCAAAGACCGAAAACTAACCGAATATGTTTTAATTGGTACGCTGATCAGTTTTGGAAGTGCTATTGCTACCGGACTAATCGTTCAGGTACTGCTTTTACAATTGCTTTAA
- a CDS encoding SatD family protein, whose protein sequence is MTSVITGDIIDSRKQKSKDWVESLKEILAPFGDTPLQWEIYRGDEFQIEIKNPEEALLAAILIKAHLKALKLNARMSIGIGDKTHNAEKVSESNGSAFIHSGELFETLKKLKVNLALRTGDPAIDEKMNLMLQLALTFMDNWPAQSAEFVAIAIENPSLSQEELAPKLGIKRAAVSRRQKRAQFDLILSLDRYFRTQIKQLTTL, encoded by the coding sequence ATGACTAGTGTAATTACGGGGGATATAATCGATTCCAGAAAGCAAAAATCAAAAGACTGGGTAGAATCTTTAAAGGAAATCTTGGCTCCTTTTGGAGATACGCCTCTTCAATGGGAAATTTACAGAGGGGACGAATTTCAAATTGAAATAAAAAATCCCGAAGAAGCTTTATTGGCAGCCATCCTCATTAAAGCACATTTAAAAGCTTTAAAACTTAATGCCCGAATGAGTATTGGTATTGGAGATAAAACACACAATGCTGAGAAAGTTTCTGAAAGCAATGGTTCTGCCTTTATACACTCAGGTGAACTTTTTGAGACTTTAAAGAAACTAAAAGTAAATTTAGCCTTGCGAACCGGCGATCCCGCTATCGATGAAAAAATGAATTTAATGCTTCAGCTTGCTCTTACTTTTATGGATAATTGGCCCGCTCAATCTGCGGAATTTGTTGCAATTGCGATAGAAAATCCAAGCTTATCACAAGAAGAATTAGCCCCTAAATTAGGAATCAAAAGAGCTGCCGTAAGCCGAAGACAAAAACGGGCACAGTTTGATTTAATATTGAGTTTAGACCGCTATTTCAGAACACAAATAAAACAACTTACAACGCTATGA
- a CDS encoding hydroxymethylglutaryl-CoA lyase: MNKEIKIIECPRDAMQGIKTFIPTKNKVSYIQSLLRVGFDTIDFGSFVSPKAIPQMQDTAEVLAQLDLSQTTSKLLAIIANTQGAALAAAHEPIQYLGFPFSISENFQMRNTHKTIAESLITLEEILEIADQKNKEVVTYLSMGFGNPYGDPWNVEIVGEWTEKLAGMGVKILSLSDTVGSSTPEVITYLFSNLIPKYPQIEFGAHLHTTPNSWFEKIEAASNAGCTRFDGAIQGFGGCPMATDKLTGNMPTEKLISYFTSNKKVTGLNSLSFESAYNEASKLFGKFH; encoded by the coding sequence TTGAATAAAGAAATCAAGATTATCGAATGTCCACGTGATGCTATGCAAGGCATCAAAACTTTTATACCTACTAAAAATAAGGTTTCCTATATACAGTCTTTATTGAGAGTGGGGTTTGATACTATCGATTTTGGAAGTTTTGTGTCTCCAAAAGCAATTCCTCAAATGCAGGATACTGCCGAAGTTCTGGCTCAGCTTGATTTGTCGCAAACAACGAGCAAATTGTTAGCGATTATTGCCAATACACAAGGGGCAGCGCTAGCCGCAGCACATGAACCTATTCAATATTTGGGATTTCCTTTTTCGATATCTGAAAATTTTCAGATGCGAAACACACATAAAACAATCGCTGAATCTTTAATCACGCTAGAAGAAATTCTTGAAATCGCCGATCAGAAAAATAAAGAAGTAGTTACCTATCTTTCTATGGGGTTTGGAAATCCTTACGGTGATCCTTGGAATGTAGAGATCGTGGGTGAATGGACGGAAAAACTTGCGGGAATGGGAGTTAAAATATTATCGCTTTCGGATACCGTTGGTAGTTCTACACCGGAAGTAATCACATATCTTTTTTCCAATTTAATTCCGAAATACCCTCAAATTGAATTCGGAGCGCACCTGCATACCACGCCAAACAGTTGGTTTGAGAAAATAGAGGCAGCTTCGAATGCAGGCTGTACTCGTTTTGACGGTGCTATTCAGGGGTTTGGAGGCTGTCCGATGGCAACAGATAAGCTCACTGGTAATATGCCTACTGAAAAGTTGATTTCGTATTTTACATCCAATAAAAAAGTGACAGGTTTGAACTCTTTAAGTTTTGAGAGTGCTTACAATGAAGCATCAAAATTGTTTGGAAAATTTCATTAG